In the Drosophila gunungcola strain Sukarami unplaced genomic scaffold, Dgunungcola_SK_2 000001F, whole genome shotgun sequence genome, one interval contains:
- the LOC128262776 gene encoding uncharacterized protein LOC128262776, with the protein MSEGVTQLKETQNLISEQPPAIVSAASAASLNAATAAIPANVVTIPVPILQSEGNFAYITVKGSLHDYTCTIFGLNQAEVQALSKRFESGVKACVNGIMVAVPPMVMLNTLAQLSYKVVCSCGEAEICWTMQREV; encoded by the coding sequence ATGAGTGAGGGCGTGACCCAGCTGAAGGAAACTCAGAATCTCATCAGCGAGCAACCTCCGGCGATTGTGTCCGCGGCATCGGCGGCATCTTTGaacgccgccaccgccgctaTACCTGCCAATGTGGTGACCATTCCGGTGCCCATTCTGCAGTCGGAGGGCAACTTCGCCTACATCACCGTCAAGGGATCACTGCACGATTACACCTGCACCATTTTTGGCCTGAATCAGGCCGAAGTTCAAGCCCTGTCCAAGCGCTTCGAGAGCGGAGTTAAGGCGTGCGTCAATGGTATTATGGTGGCAGTGCCACCGATGGTTATGCTAAACACTCTGGCCCAGCTGAGCTACAAGGTTGTCTGCAGTTGCGGCGAGGCCGAGATTTGTTGGACCATGCAGCGTGAGGTCTAA
- the LOC128262764 gene encoding SPRY domain-containing SOCS box protein 3, with protein MSDVEVDPQQQQQQDHPHPVVAMTPRRRRHPIRRGAGCLVIQSASQDAASPPRFCPLVEGVEDNWTWSKRHRSKEVVLSGPNSRTVHFHPNWSKGTAGVQGKRSLNNGRYYWELHVSQRVFGTSIMFGIGTKSARLHANAFRNMLGENEHGWGLSHKGVLWHKGVALLYTKRFRENHPTQIGVLFDGIEGTLTYYKDGKCLGVAFRGLDQIDEPLYPIVCSTAAKTEMTLKCTRREFVNLQDRCRAVIMRRVRSASQLEKLKLPLPISDYLGEVIDEMEPLRQVNQLEMCIMNYEL; from the exons ATGTCCGATGTGGAAGTGGatccacagcagcagcagcagcaggaccACCCTCATCCCGTGGTGGCGATGACCCCGCGGCGCCGTCGCCATCCTATTCGCCGAGGAGCAGGCTGTCTGGTTATTCAGTCCGCTTCGCAGGATGCGGCATCGCCACCGCGCTTCTGTCCACTCGTCGAAGGCGTCGAGGACAACTGGACGTGGAGCAAGCGACATCGCTCCAAGGAGGTGGTGCTCAGCGGACCCAACTCCCGAACGGTTCACTTCCATCCCAACTGGAGCAAGGGCACCGCCGGCGTCCAGGGCAAGCGATCGCTGAACAATGGCCGCTACTACTGGGAGCTCCATGTCTCGCAGCGGGTGTTTGGCACCTCCATTATGTTCGGCATAGGCACAAAGTCGGCCCGACTCCATGCCAACGCCTTCCGGAATATGCTGGGCGAGAACGAGCACGGCTGGGGACTGTCCCACAAGGGCGTGCTCTGGCACAAGGGCGTGGCCCTGCTCTACACCAAGCGGTTCCGCGAGAATCATCCCACCCAGATCGGAGTACTCTTCGACGGCATCGAGGGCACACTCACCTACTACAAGGATGGCAAGTGCCTGGGCGTGGCCTTCAGAGGTTTGGATCAG ATCGATGAACCGCTGTACCCCATTGTATGCTCCACGGCGGCCAAAACGGAGATGACCCTGAAGTGCACCCGGCGAGAGTTTGTCAACCTGCAGGATCGCTGTCGGGCGGTCATAATGAGGCGGGTGCGCAGTGCATCGCAGCTGGAGAAGCTTAAGCTACCGTTGCCCATCAGCGATTATCTGGGGGAGGTGATCGACGAAATGGAGCCACTGCGTCAG GTGAATCAGTTGGAGATGTGCATAATGAATTACGAATTGTAA
- the LOC128262769 gene encoding putative mediator of RNA polymerase II transcription subunit 12 — protein MIIVLLLLFQSLCLYCQRLVLYVHDRCFPKNVRLLQEVAETVGDRKAPQRLAEQQLEQQKRSQKRRILEPILPLVGGLNSEACRFCAHSPQGYCRHHFHLQELQLHKQRGSGGEQDFRQIRRIKRELKRSLGQQQQLLQPVRSYRPVRLSSSWSSTSLSSGYGSLTSFGTQEQEEGDQEVTEEVTEEVAEEVPEEVAEEVAEEIPSELQEEVEKEEFEQEDLPQEENQQRLLTTHL, from the coding sequence ATGATTATcgtcctgctgctgctgttccaATCGCTCTGCCTCTACTGCCAACGCCTGGTGCTCTACGTCCACGACAGATGCTTCCCCAAGAACGTGCGCCTGCTGCAGGAGGTGGCCGAGACGGTGGGCGATCGTAAGGCACCCCAGCGCCTGGCGGAGCAGCAGTTGGAGCAACAGAAGCGCAGCCAGAAGCGTCGCATCCTCGAGCCGATCCTGCCCCTAGTTGGTGGCCTCAACTCCGAGGCCTGTCGCTTTTGTGCCCACAGTCCGCAGGGCTATTGTCGCCATCACTTTCACCTGCAGGAGCTGCAGTTGCACAAGCAACGGGGTTCCGGTGGCGAGCAGGACTTTCGTCAAATCCGAAGGATCAAGCGGGAGCTGAAAAGGAGCCtgggccagcagcagcagcttctCCAGCCGGTGAGAAGCTATCGTCCCGTACGACTAAGTTCCAGCTGGAGCAGCACTTCGCTGAGCAGTGGATACGGTTCGTTGACCAGCTTTGGGACTCAGGAGCAGGAGGAAGGGGATCAGGAGGTTACAGAGGAGGTTACAGAAGAGGTTGCAGAGGAGGTTCCAGAGGAGGTTGCAGAGGAGGTTGCAGAGGAGATTCCATCGGAGCTACAGGAGGAAGTTGAAAAGGAGGAATTTGAGCAAGAGGATTTGCCTCAGGAGGAGAACCAACAACGCCTGCTAACCACTCATTTGTAA
- the LOC128262777 gene encoding uncharacterized protein LOC128262777, which yields MPYIIIRGNLASYSHKYPWRVLVSGLKADDIEQLNKFSCGGYSDESTIVYLVHPCRILSALEILGFRVVASSSTAVKQDYNEYMWTMRKEFDEPEPLEAESVVRENLSNIGREAASLGNYHKVDSPE from the exons ATGCCGTACATTATCATACGGGGGAACTTAGCCTCCTACAGCCACAAATATCCATGGCGAGTGCTCGTCTCTGGATTGAAAG CTGACGACATCGAGCAGTTGAATAAGTTTTCTTGCGGCGGCTACAGTGACGAGTCGACCATCGTCTACCTAGTGCATCCTTGTCGGATTCTATCGGCGCTAGAA ATTCTGGGATTTCGTGTGGTGGCCAGCTCGTCGACGGCCGTGAAACAGGATTACAACGAGTATATGTGGACGATGCGCAAGGAGTTCGACGAACCAGAACCTTTAGAGGCAGAGTCCGTAGTGCGAGAGAATCTATCGAATATTGGCCGTGAGGCAGCCAGTTTAGGCAACTATCACAAGGTGGATTCACCCGAATAG
- the LOC128262772 gene encoding ankyrin repeat domain-containing protein 39 → MDHHNADNCKCHKQTQPAQQTLSDMDFDRGIWNAAIYNEVERVREFIKKGQSMARDDCDYTALHYAARNGNEPICKLLLDEGKVDVNAVTKAGATSLHRAAMMGHLEIVKLLVEHKANLLLQDECGQSALHRAAMRGHLEVCRFLLQQEPALKLIKDNKNKIAFEYIMENANDDFKLLLKP, encoded by the exons ATGGATCACCACAACGCGGACAACTGCAAGTGTCACAAGCAGACGCAGCCGGCACAGCAGACGCTCAGCGACATGGACTTTGATCGGGGCATCTGGAATGCCG CTATCTATAACGAAGTGGAACGTGTGAGGGAGTTCATCAAGAAGGGCCAGTCCATGGCTCGCGATGACTGCGACTACACGGCTTTGCACTATGCGGCCCGCAATGGCAATGAGCCAATCTGCAAGCTACTGCTCGATGAGGGCAAAGTAGATGTGAATGCTGTGACCAAGGCAGGAGCCACCTCCCTGCACCGAGCAGCCATGATGG GCCATTTGGAGATTGTTAAGCTATTGGTGGAGCACAAGGCGAATCTTCTGCTGCAGGACGAGTGCGGGCAGAGTGCCTTGCATCGGGCTGCGATGCGTGGCCATCTGGAGGTGTGTCGCTTTCTGCTGCAGCAGGAACCGGCACTCAAGCTGATCAAGGATAACAAgaataaaattgcatttgaatACATCATGGAGAACGCCAACGACGACTTCAAGCTACTGCTGAAACCCTAA
- the LOC128262753 gene encoding ankyrin repeat domain-containing protein 17 isoform X2, with the protein MEKLEWVDEFESCSDSGGVGGGEDSQLYQYYAKTFENTGEFISQCCVSCREQDPHLYDADLATPLHYAACWGHEECVRILLEHSAPINVVNSEGYAPLHVGAGFAGVTKLLIKHGALVNAKTLSDGKTALHVAIESKSMESARLLLQTNININDTDDEGETPLMTAIACSLVDLAQELVERGARINLQDKQNHTALQYAVRGRHGQMAKLLLERGARRLASQHLLHLAVEYNDREMVELLLQYGESLSVRDGDNHTPIMLAIHLQRPEMLEYLLTVAQEHRKLGLYPDVQDEGLVLFAVQQIVCAKEFSSILRVLLAKVPSAREDLYGSCAPTIVCGLIYCQTPLSRAINLHRLELAEFLIHEGCNLAQICREHVVNELRSNCSAKSLAFARLLCNAGFQFPHKHRALPKDWPAARLEFECEMSSFGSQPRSLQSLARLEIRQRILKSLRTRPEVQHMYLATQKRSSLGRIVDEFAIPATLKLYLSDFAELPLVGGMEPARKPGVRCAESWD; encoded by the exons ATGGAGAAACTTGAGTGGGTGGATGAGTTCGAAAGTTGCTCGGATAGTGGAGGCGTTGGCGGAGGAGAGGACAGCCAATTGTATCAGTATTATGCGAAGACCTTCGAGAATACCGGCGAGTTCATATCCCAGTGCTGTGTGTCCTGTCGGGAACAGGATCCGCACCTCTACGACGCCGATTTGGCCACTCCGTTGCACTATGCCGCCTGCTGGGGCCACGAGGAGTGTGTACGCATCCTGTTGGAACACAGTGCCCCCATCAACGTGGTCAACAGCGAGGGATATGCCCCCCTCCATGTGGGAGCGGGTTTCGCCGGAGTCACCAAACTGCTGATCAAGCATGGGGCTCTGGTGAATGCCAAGACCTTGAGCGATGGCAAGACCGCGCTTCATGTGGCCATCGAGAGCAAGTCCATGGAATCGGCCCGATTGCTGCTGCAAACCAATATCAATATCAACGACACCGATGATGAGGGTGAGACCCCGTTGATGACGGCCATTGCCTGCAGTTTGGTGGATCTGGCCCAAGAGTTGGTGGAGCGGGGAGCTCGTATTAACCTCCAGGATAAGCAGAATCACACAGCCCTGCAGTACGCCGTGAGGGGTCGTCATGGCCAGATGGCCAAACTGCTGCTGGAGCGTGGAGCACGTCGTCTGGCATCCCAGCATCTCCTGCACTTGGCAGTGGAGTACAATGACCGGGAGATGGTGGAACTCCTGCTGCAGTACGGCGAAAGTTTGTCCGTTCGCGATGGAGACAACCACACGCCCATCATGCTGGCCATCCATTTGCAACGGCCCGAAATGTTGGAGTATCTGCTGACCGTTGCCCAGGAGCATCGAAAGCTGGGTCTCTACCCGGATGTCCAGGACGAgggtttggttttgtttgccGTGCAGCAGATCGTTTGCGCGAAGGAGTTCAGCAGCATCCTGCGCGTTTTGCTGGCCAAAGTACCCAGCGCCCGTGAGGATTTATATGGCTCCTGTGCTCCCACCATTGTGTGTGGCTTGATCTACTGCCAAACGCCGTTGTCGCGGGCCATCAACCTGCATCGACTGGAGCTGGCTGAGTTCCTCATCCACGAGGGCTGCAACCTGGCCCAGATTTGCCGGGAGCATGTTGTCAATGAGCTAAGATCCAATTGCTCGGCCAAAAGTCTGGCCTTTGCAAGGTTGTTAT GCAATGCTGGCTTCCAGTTTCCGCACAAACATCGAGCTTTGCCCAAAGATTGGCCAGCAGCCCGCCTGGAATTCGAGTGTGAAATGTCCTCGTTTGGCAGCCAACCGCGATCACTGCAGTCCCTCGCTCGTCTGGAAATCCGCCAGCGCATCCTGAAATCCCTCCGAACGCGGCCAGAGGTGCAGCATATGTACCTTGCTACCCAGAAACGCTCCTCGCTGGGCAGGATCGTAGATGAGTTTGCCATTCCCGCGACATTGAAGCTCTACCTCAGCGACTTTGCCGAACTTCCCCTCGTTGGGGGAATGGAACCGGCCCGAAAACCTGGTGTAAGATGTGCCGAGTCTTGGGATTGA
- the LOC128262759 gene encoding reticulocalbin-2: MPRNLPLLPLALCAVAFLAAVGPMPAIGAVANHKHEKHLSKERVKDGVYAPRDAHHHGEDGEHNVEFDHEAIIGNTKEAQEFDTLTPEESKRRLLILVKMMDLNKDEFIDRHELKAWILRSFKKLSEEEAADRFEEIDQDADEKITWTEYLQDTYAMEDEDFKKETIDFDSYEDEQKMIKQDKEMFKAADTNKDGVLTLEEYVYFQNPEEHPQMLPILLEHTMQEKDLDHNGMINFQEFVGDAASHHDKEWLITEKERFDKDHDSNGDGVLTGDEVLSWIVPSNTAIANDEVDHLFVSTDEDHDDRLSYLEILNNYDTFVGSEATDYGDHLQNINHLSDEL, encoded by the exons atgcctAGGAATCTGCCGCTTCTGCCGCTGGCCCTTTGTGCCGTCGCCTTTTTGGCCGCCGTGGGTCCAATGCCCGCCATCGGGGCGGTGGCCAACCACAAGCACGAGAAGCATCTCAGCAAGGAGCGGGTCAAGGACGGGGTCTACGCCCCCCGGGACGCCCACCACCATGGCGAGGATGGGGAGCACAACGTGGAGTTCGATCACGAGGCCATTATCG GCAACACAAAAGAGGCTCAGGAATTCGACACACTAACACCGGAGGAATCGAAGAGACGTCTGCTGATACTGGTCAAAATGATGGATCTGAATAAGGACGAATTTATTGACCGGCATGAGTTGAAAGCCTGGATTTTAAGGTCTTTTAA AAAACTATCGGAAGAAGAAGCTGCTGATAGATTTGAAGAAATAGATCAGGATGCGGACGAGAAAATAACCTGGACGGAGTATCTGCAGGATACTTACGCCATGGAGGATGAGGACTTTAAAAAGGAGACCATTGACTTCGATAGCTACGAGGATGAGCAGAAGATGATCAAACAGGACAAGGAGATGTTCAAGGCGGCCGACACGAATAAGGATGGAGTGCTGACgctggaggaatatgtttacTTCCAAAATCCCGAAGAGCATCCACAAATGTTGCCCATACTGTTGGAGCACACGATGCAGGAAAAGGATTTGGATCACAACGGAATGATCAACTTCCAGGAGTTTGTCGGCGACGCAGCCTCGCATCACGACAAGGAGTGGCTGATCACAGAGAAGGAGCGATTCGACAAGGATCACGATTCCAATGGCGATGGCGTGCTCACGGGCGATGAGGTTTTATCCTGGATTGTGCCGAGTAATACGGCGATTGCCAACGACGAGGTGGATCACCTGTTTGTCTCCACCGATGAAGATCACGACGATCGGCTGTCCTACCTGGAGATACTCAACAACTACGATACCTTTGTGGGCAGCGAGGCAACCGATTACGGGGACCACTTACAAAACATTAACCATCTCTCCGACGAGCTGTAG